Below is a genomic region from Deinococcus koreensis.
ACCCGCGCGGCATCCTGGCGAGCACGCTCGACGGCCTCAGTTACGGGGCGGGCGACGCCGTGATCGGCATCAACCCGGCGCTGGATTCGGTGGAGAGCTGTATGACGCTGCTTTCGCTGCTGGACGAGTTCCGCGTCTCGACCGGCATCCCCACCCAGACCTGCGTGCTCACGCACGTGACGAACACGCTCCAGGCCATCGGGCGCGGCGCCCCGGTCGATCTGGTCTTCCAGAGCGTGGCGGGCACCCAGGCGGCGAATGCGGGCTTCGGCATCGACCTCGCGCTGCTGGCCGAGGCGCATGCGGCGGCGCTGGAGCTGCGGCGCGGAGAACAGCTCGCCGGGGGCTTCGGGGACAACGTGATGTATTTCGAGACCGGCCAGGGCAGCGCTCTGTCCGCCGGGGCGCACCACGGGGTCGATCAGGGCACGCTGGAGGCCCGCGCCTACGCGGTCGCGCGGCGCTTCCGGCCGCTGCTGGTGAACACCGTGGTCGGCTTCATCGGCCCCGAGTACCTCTACGACGGCAAGCAGATCATCCGCGCCGGGCTGGAGGATCACTTCTGCGGCAAGCTGCTGGGCCTGCCGATGGGCTGCGACATCTGCTATACCAACCACGCCGAGGCCGATGGCGACGACATGGACGTGCTGCTGACCATGCTGGGCGCGGCGGGCGTGAATTTCATCATGGGTATTCCGGGCGCCGACGACATCATGCTCAACTACCAGTCCACGTCCTTCCACGACGCCTGGTACGTGCGCAAGGTCTTCGGCCGCCCGCCCGCGCCGGAGTTCGCCGCGTGGCTGGACGGGGTCGGCCTGACGCGGGGCGGCCAGCTCGCCGCGCCCCAGCCCGGCCCGGTACGTGCCCTGCTGGCGGGCCTGGAGCGCGCCTGATGGACAAGCCCATGTCCTCTCCCTGGGACGTGCTGAAGACCTTCACCGACGCGCGGGTGGCGCAGGGGCGGGTGGGCACCTCGCTGCCCACCCGCGAACTGCTGGCCTTCACGCAGGCCCACGCGGCGGCGCGCGACGCGGTGCATGAGGCGGCCGACTTCGCGGGTCTGCGTGCCGTGCTGGAGGGCATGGGCGAGGAGGTGCTGGACGTGCGGAGCCGGGTGCCCGACCGCGCCACCTACCTGCGCCGCCCCGACCTGGGCCGCGCCCTGCACCCCGAATCGCGGGCTGCGCTGGAAGGCCAGCGCCCGCCGGTCGCTCCCGACATTGCCATTGTGCTCGCGGACGGGCTGTCGGCGGGGGCGCTGGCGCAGGTGCCGGACGTTCTGGGCGCGCTGCTGCCGGCGCTGCGGGGCGCGGGCTTCACCCTCGCGCCGCTCATCCTCGCCTCGCAGGCGCGGGTGGCGCTGGGCGACCCCGTGGCGCTGGCCCTGGGCGCGCGGCTGGTGCTGGTGCTGATCGGCGAGCGCCCCGGTCTGAGCAGTCCCGACAGCCTGGGCGCCTACCTCACCCACGATCCGCAGCCGCTGACCCCCGACTCGGCGCGCAACTGTGTGTCCAACATCCGTCCGGCGGGGCTGGAGGCGCGCGTGGCGGCGTGGCGGCTCTTTCACCTGATCTCCGGGGCGCTGCGGCGCGGCCTCAGCGG
It encodes:
- a CDS encoding ethanolamine ammonia-lyase subunit EutB yields the protein MYHVTLGHTHHSFADLRVLLGRASPPKSGDELAGLAAGSAAEREAARAVLADLPLTVFLEQPLIPYEHDEVTRLIVDSHDAAAFAPVSGLSVGQFRDWLLGDAATPAVLSALAPGLTPEMVAAVAKLMRNQDLVLVAAKCEVVTRFRNTLGTRGTFSTRLQPNHPTDDPRGILASTLDGLSYGAGDAVIGINPALDSVESCMTLLSLLDEFRVSTGIPTQTCVLTHVTNTLQAIGRGAPVDLVFQSVAGTQAANAGFGIDLALLAEAHAAALELRRGEQLAGGFGDNVMYFETGQGSALSAGAHHGVDQGTLEARAYAVARRFRPLLVNTVVGFIGPEYLYDGKQIIRAGLEDHFCGKLLGLPMGCDICYTNHAEADGDDMDVLLTMLGAAGVNFIMGIPGADDIMLNYQSTSFHDAWYVRKVFGRPPAPEFAAWLDGVGLTRGGQLAAPQPGPVRALLAGLERA
- the eutC gene encoding ethanolamine ammonia-lyase subunit EutC, which produces MDKPMSSPWDVLKTFTDARVAQGRVGTSLPTRELLAFTQAHAAARDAVHEAADFAGLRAVLEGMGEEVLDVRSRVPDRATYLRRPDLGRALHPESRAALEGQRPPVAPDIAIVLADGLSAGALAQVPDVLGALLPALRGAGFTLAPLILASQARVALGDPVALALGARLVLVLIGERPGLSSPDSLGAYLTHDPQPLTPDSARNCVSNIRPAGLEARVAAWRLFHLISGALRRGLSGVALKDESGEPPPDFAPSALR